One window from the genome of Trabulsiella odontotermitis encodes:
- a CDS encoding YejG family protein, giving the protein MNTMQLSIVHRLPQSYRWSAGFAGSRVEPIPQNGPLSDNSLVGLKLLSPDGEKAWPVMHTLSQALTDIEVACSVLECEGEPCLFVNCQDEYAATCRLKNFGVAIAEPFSGNNPF; this is encoded by the coding sequence GTGAATACCATGCAGCTTTCCATCGTTCACCGCTTGCCGCAGAGCTATCGCTGGTCTGCCGGTTTTGCAGGTTCAAGAGTTGAACCGATTCCGCAAAACGGTCCACTGAGCGATAACAGCCTTGTTGGCCTCAAACTGCTGAGCCCGGACGGTGAAAAAGCCTGGCCGGTGATGCATACGCTCAGTCAGGCATTAACGGATATCGAAGTGGCGTGTTCCGTGCTGGAATGCGAAGGCGAACCCTGCCTGTTTGTGAACTGTCAGGACGAGTACGCCGCAACCTGTCGCCTGAAAAATTTCGGCGTGGCGATTGCGGAGCCGTTTTCCGGTAATAATCCTTTCTGA
- the yejF gene encoding microcin C ABC transporter ATP-binding protein YejF — translation MTSPLLTIENLSIAFTDRGESRTVVSDLSLQVNAGETLALVGESGSGKSVSALSVLRLLPSPPVSYPTGDIHFHGQSLLHADERTLRGIRGNRIAMIFQEPMVSLNPLHTLEKQLYEVLSLHRGMRKEAARAEILDCLERVGIRNAPKRLADYPHQLSGGERQRVMIAMALLTRPELLIADEPTTALDVSVQAQILQLLRELRDELNMGLLFITHNLSIVRKLADNVAVMQDGRCVEQNRASALFSAPVHPYTRKLIDSEPSGDPVPITGDAKPLLQIEKLSVAFPVRKGVLRRVVDSNRVVKAISFSLRPGETLGLVGESGSGKSTTGLALLRLIASEGSIVFDGQALQGRNRKQMLPLRHRIQVVFQDPNSSLNPRLNVLQIIEEGLRVHQPTLTPAQREEEVIRVMQEVGLDPQTRQRYPAAFSGGQRQRIAIARALILKPELIVLDEPTSSLDRTVQAQILALLKALQEKHRLAYIFISHDLHVVRSLCHQVIVLRQGEVVEQGECQRVFAAPQQEYTRQLLSLS, via the coding sequence ATGACCTCTCCCTTACTGACCATCGAAAACCTCTCCATCGCCTTTACCGATCGCGGCGAAAGCCGTACGGTGGTGAGCGATTTGTCGTTGCAGGTTAACGCGGGCGAAACCCTGGCGCTGGTGGGCGAGTCCGGTTCCGGGAAAAGCGTATCCGCCCTTTCGGTGCTGCGGCTGCTCCCTTCCCCACCGGTCAGCTACCCGACCGGGGATATCCATTTTCACGGTCAGTCTTTGCTGCATGCCGATGAACGCACCCTGCGGGGAATTCGTGGTAACCGCATCGCGATGATTTTCCAGGAGCCGATGGTGTCGCTGAACCCGCTGCATACGCTGGAGAAACAACTGTACGAGGTGCTTTCACTGCACCGGGGGATGCGCAAGGAGGCTGCGCGGGCGGAAATCCTCGACTGCCTTGAGCGCGTCGGGATCCGCAATGCGCCGAAGCGACTGGCGGATTACCCGCATCAGCTTTCCGGCGGCGAACGCCAGCGCGTTATGATTGCCATGGCGTTGCTGACACGACCTGAGCTGTTGATCGCCGACGAACCCACCACCGCGCTGGATGTTTCGGTGCAGGCGCAAATTCTGCAACTGCTGCGCGAACTGCGCGACGAGCTCAATATGGGCCTGTTGTTCATCACCCACAACCTGAGCATCGTGCGCAAACTGGCCGACAATGTGGCAGTGATGCAGGACGGTCGCTGTGTGGAGCAGAACCGCGCCAGCGCGCTCTTTTCTGCCCCTGTTCACCCTTACACCCGCAAGCTTATCGACAGTGAGCCGTCCGGCGATCCTGTCCCGATCACCGGGGATGCCAAACCCCTGTTGCAGATTGAGAAACTGAGCGTGGCGTTTCCGGTGCGCAAAGGTGTGTTGCGTCGCGTGGTCGACAGCAACCGCGTGGTGAAAGCGATCAGCTTTTCGCTGCGTCCGGGGGAAACGCTGGGGCTGGTCGGCGAATCAGGCTCAGGTAAAAGCACCACCGGGCTGGCACTGCTGCGGCTGATTGCCTCGGAAGGTTCGATTGTCTTTGACGGGCAGGCGTTACAGGGCCGCAACCGCAAGCAGATGCTGCCGCTGCGTCATCGCATTCAGGTAGTGTTTCAGGACCCGAACTCGTCGCTGAACCCGCGTCTTAACGTATTGCAGATTATCGAAGAGGGGTTGCGCGTTCACCAGCCCACGCTCACTCCCGCGCAGCGTGAAGAAGAAGTGATCCGCGTGATGCAGGAGGTGGGGCTTGATCCGCAAACCCGTCAGCGTTACCCGGCGGCGTTTTCCGGCGGCCAGCGACAGCGTATTGCCATCGCCCGCGCGCTGATCCTCAAGCCCGAACTGATTGTGCTGGATGAACCCACCTCGTCGCTGGACAGAACCGTGCAGGCGCAAATTCTTGCGCTGCTCAAGGCATTACAGGAGAAACATCGCCTGGCTTACATATTCATCAGCCACGATCTCCATGTGGTCCGATCGCTGTGTCATCAGGTGATTGTGTTGCGTCAGGGGGAAGTTGTGGAGCAAGGAGAGTGTCAGCGCGTTTTTGCCGCACCGCAGCAGGAGTATACCCGTCAGCTACTGTCGTTGAGCTGA
- a CDS encoding microcin C ABC transporter permease, producing the protein MPLLSPVNQARWARFRHNRRGYWSLWLFLILFTCSLFSELLANDKPLLVEYRGSLYVPFLKNYTEQQFGGVFTTSADYQDPWLQKQLEDNGWVLWAPVRFGATSINFATDRPFPSPPSATNWLGTDANGGDVLARILYGTRISVLFGLMLTLCSSVMGVLAGALQGYYGGKVDLWGQRFIEVWSGMPTLFLIILLSSVVQPNFWWLLAITVLFGWMALVGVVRAEFLRTRNFDYIRAAQALGVSDRGIIFRHMLPNAMVATLTFLPFILCSSITTLTSLDFLGFGLPLGSPSLGELLLQGKNNLQAPWLGITAFLSVAVLLSLLIFIGEAVRDAFDPNKAV; encoded by the coding sequence ATGCCGCTATTAAGTCCCGTCAACCAGGCCCGCTGGGCGCGCTTTCGCCATAACCGTCGCGGTTACTGGTCTCTGTGGCTATTTCTCATCCTGTTTACCTGTAGCCTGTTTTCAGAACTGCTGGCGAACGACAAACCGTTACTTGTCGAGTATCGCGGCAGCTTGTACGTGCCCTTTCTGAAAAACTACACCGAGCAGCAGTTTGGCGGCGTCTTTACCACCAGCGCCGATTACCAGGATCCGTGGCTGCAAAAGCAACTGGAAGATAACGGCTGGGTGCTCTGGGCGCCGGTTCGCTTTGGTGCCACCAGCATCAATTTCGCCACCGATCGCCCCTTCCCTTCTCCGCCCTCGGCGACTAACTGGCTGGGGACTGACGCCAATGGCGGTGACGTGCTGGCGCGCATTCTCTACGGCACCCGCATTTCCGTACTGTTCGGCCTGATGCTGACGCTGTGCTCCAGCGTGATGGGTGTGCTGGCGGGCGCATTGCAGGGGTATTACGGCGGAAAAGTCGATCTCTGGGGCCAGCGCTTTATTGAAGTGTGGTCCGGCATGCCGACGCTGTTTTTAATTATCCTGCTGTCGAGCGTGGTACAACCCAATTTCTGGTGGCTGCTCGCCATCACCGTATTGTTTGGCTGGATGGCGCTGGTGGGCGTGGTGCGCGCTGAATTCCTGCGCACACGGAATTTCGACTACATTCGCGCCGCACAGGCGCTGGGGGTGAGCGACCGCGGTATTATCTTCCGTCATATGCTGCCCAACGCAATGGTCGCGACGCTTACCTTCCTGCCATTTATTCTGTGCAGTTCCATCACTACGCTGACCTCGCTGGATTTCCTCGGCTTCGGGCTGCCGCTGGGCTCGCCGTCGCTCGGCGAGTTACTGTTGCAGGGGAAAAATAACCTGCAGGCGCCGTGGCTTGGTATTACCGCGTTTTTATCAGTGGCAGTGCTGCTGTCGCTGCTGATTTTTATTGGCGAAGCCGTGCGCGATGCCTTCGACCCCAACAAGGCGGTGTAG
- a CDS encoding microcin C ABC transporter permease YejB — protein MGAYLIRRLLLVIPTLWAIITINFFIVQIAPGGPVDQAIAAIQFGDRSALPGAGGEGMGATHARTGVGNVSDGQYRGARGLDPEVIAEITHRYGFDKPIHERYFKMLGEYLRFDFGNSLFRSASVLQLVKDSLPVSVSLGIWSTLIIYLVSIPLGIRKAVQNGSRFDIWSSAFIIIGYAIPAFLFAILLIVFFAGGSYYDLFPLRGLTSANFDSLPWYKQITDYLWHITLPVLATVIGGFAALTMLTKNSFLDEIRKQYVVTARAKGVSEHNILWKHIFRNAMLLVIAGFPATFISMFFTGSLLIEVMFSLNGLGLLGYEATLSRDYPVMFGTLYIFTLIGLLLNIISDISYTLVDPRIDFEGR, from the coding sequence ATGGGCGCGTACCTGATCCGCCGATTATTACTGGTGATCCCGACCTTGTGGGCGATCATCACCATCAACTTTTTTATCGTGCAAATTGCGCCTGGCGGCCCGGTTGACCAGGCCATTGCGGCGATTCAGTTCGGCGATCGCAGCGCCCTGCCCGGCGCGGGTGGCGAAGGAATGGGCGCCACGCATGCTCGCACTGGCGTCGGTAACGTCAGCGACGGCCAGTACCGCGGCGCACGCGGGTTGGATCCGGAAGTCATTGCTGAAATCACGCACCGCTACGGCTTCGATAAACCCATTCATGAGCGTTATTTCAAAATGCTGGGCGAGTACCTGCGTTTTGACTTCGGTAACAGCCTGTTCCGCAGCGCGTCGGTATTACAACTGGTGAAGGACAGTCTGCCGGTCTCCGTGTCGCTCGGTATCTGGAGCACGCTTATCATCTATCTGGTCTCGATTCCGCTTGGCATTCGTAAAGCGGTGCAAAACGGCAGCCGGTTCGACATCTGGAGCAGCGCATTCATCATTATCGGCTACGCGATCCCGGCGTTCCTGTTCGCCATTTTGCTGATCGTCTTTTTCGCGGGCGGCAGCTATTACGATCTCTTCCCGCTGCGCGGGCTGACCTCCGCCAATTTCGATTCCCTGCCATGGTATAAACAGATTACCGATTACCTCTGGCACATCACTCTACCGGTGCTGGCGACGGTGATTGGCGGCTTTGCAGCGCTGACCATGTTGACCAAAAACTCGTTCCTTGATGAGATCCGCAAGCAGTACGTGGTCACCGCACGCGCCAAAGGGGTAAGCGAACATAACATTCTGTGGAAACACATTTTCCGTAACGCGATGCTGCTGGTGATCGCCGGCTTTCCTGCCACCTTCATCAGCATGTTTTTTACCGGTTCCCTGCTGATTGAAGTGATGTTCTCCCTCAACGGCCTGGGGTTGCTGGGCTACGAAGCCACGCTCTCCCGCGATTACCCGGTAATGTTTGGCACGCTTTACATCTTCACCCTGATTGGTCTGCTGCTGAATATCATCAGCGATATCAGCTATACGCTGGTGGACCCACGCATTGATTTTGAGGGCCGCTGA